In the genome of bacterium, the window CAGGTGGCTGGGAACGTCCTGCTGCACGGACAGCGGGTGGCCCAGGTAGTCGGCCACGATCTCGGCGGTGGTGGAGCCGGCCACGACCTTCCAGCCCTCCATGAGCAGGAAGCGGTGGACGATCTCGCGGTCCTGCATGCGGTTGGCGGGCGGGCCGGTAAAGATGTTGAGGGTCTTGCCCCGGCGCGCCAGCGCCATGGCCACCGTCACGTCGTCCCCGCCGACGCCCTCCCACAGGGCGCGGGCCCGCTCGTGGATGGCGCGGGGCAGCTCCCGCAGCGGCGTGCGCTCGGACAGCAGCTCGGTCAGGTGGTGCTGCACGCCCTCCACGCGCCAGCCCAGCCGCTGGCTCAGGCCCAGGCCCGCCTGCGTCACGCCGTCGCTGACGACGATGAGGCCGTCGCCGGGCGCGAGCTGCAGTTGGGCCTCGCCGATGAGCGCGTTCTCGACGGTGTGGGTGCGCTGGGGCAACAGGGTGGCGTGGTTGGCGGTGACGAAGAGCGGCTGGGGCATCTCGTAGGTCAGCACCGTGGCCTGCCCGTCGTTGAGCACGCGGACGACGGTGAAGCAGGCGTACGGCAGGTCGGTGCCGCGCACGTGGATCATCTCGCGCACGAGGCTGGCAAAGGCCCGCCGCAAGGAGGCGCCCCCGCGCAGGGCCTCCAGCAGCCGCGAGGCGCACATCGTGGCCGCGAGGTTGGCCTTGATGCCCGAGCCCAGGCCGTCGCACAGCACGAGTGTCGTAGCCGCCGGCGAGCGGTCGGAGGCCACGACATCCCCGCACGGGGAGCCGGGGTGCTTGGACGACTGGGCCTGCAGGATGTCTACGTGGGTGTAGGCCATCGGTGTTCACTGCCCCGACGGGGGGTACCCCTGTGAAAAAAGAAAAGTGAAGACAGAAGAGGGAAGGCCGGCGCGGGCCGGGCCCCACTGCTGCCAGTAGCGCGGGCCCCACGATCCTCCGTAGCGCGGGCGGCCTCGCCCGCGCTCACCGGGGCGTGTAGGTATCCCACAGCCAGTCGGACCCCTCGGCACTCCGCTTCTCCTCGTCCTCGCCGGTCAGCTCCACCAGGTGCTCCACCAGTTGCTCGCCCTGGGCGGTGCTTTCGCCGAGGAACTGGGCCATCTTCTGGGCCATGCTGAGCTGGTGTTCGAGCAACTCGCGCGCCTGGGTGAGGGTCTGGGCGCGCAGTTCGGTCAGCTTCTTCTGGCTGTCGTGGGTGGAGGTGACGTTGACGAAGATACCGGCGTACTGGTGCTCCTCGCGCAGTGCGTACATGATCTGGTGGGTGACCAGCTTGTAGCGATCGTGGCGCGCGGTCATCTCCACGATCTCCTCGGCGCCCGACGCGAGCCGCTCGAAGGGGTCGGGGTCCATTAGGTAGGAGATGGGCTTGCCCAGGCAAGCCTCCGAGCACATGAAGAAGCGCCGGAAGGCCGGGTTCATGGCGATGATGGTGAGGCGCTCGTCGAGGATCACGATGCCGTTGGGGCTGGTCTCGATGATGCGGTCGGTCCGCTGCTCGGCCAGGCGCCGCATGTACGGGATGCACATCTCGGGCTCGGCCATGCCGCGCAGGACCGCGATGGCCTTGTCGCGGCAGGAGTTGTAGCCGCAGGCCCCGCAGTTCAGCTCATCCTCGGGGGCGACCTTGCCCGTCAGTGCCAGGATGCGCTTGATCTCTTCCTCGCGGATCGGCTGATCGGCGTCGAGGCCGGCCGGGGTGAACTCGGTGCGCAGCGCCGGGCGGGCCGGGACCTCGCCCTCCGGGGTTCGGCCCTGGTGGTCGTGCGCATAGCCCATGAGGTCCTGCCGCCGGTCGTACACATTGGCGTCGCAGGTGATCGCCGGGCCGTTGATGCAGCCCTGGGCGCAGAACAGCGGCTCGATGATGACGGGGCGCGGGTGCTCCTTGAGGCTGTCGAGGGCGGCGCGGATCTCGTCTATGCCGGTCACCGGCACCACGTCCGCGGCGAGCAGGTCGGTGTTCAGATGGGAGGTGCGGATGCTGCCGCCGGTGACGGGGAAGAACCGCGCCTCGCCCTCCGGCTCGTCGTCGAAGTCACTTTCCTCGCAGGCAGCCAGCGAGATGCCCTCGCGCTCCATCCATTCGGCCAGCTCGCGGAAGGTCAGGACGCAATCCACCAGCCCGGCGAACTCCGGCCGGTCGGCCTCGGCCTTCTTGGCGACACAGGGGCCGATGAAGACGACCCCCGCCTGGGGGCCCAGCTTCTCCCGGATATGGCGGGCGTGGGCCATCATGGGCGAGACGATGGGCGTGAGGCTCGGGACCAGCTCGGGGTCGTACTTCTCGACGTAGCTCACCACGGCCGGGCAGGCGGTGCAGACGTGCGCCCGGTCCGGCTGGTGGCGCACCAGCTCGGCGGTCATGGCCGCGACCTGGTAGGCGCCGATGGCCGTCTCGGCGATATGGCTGAAGCCCAGCTTGCGCAGGGCCGAGGGCAGCCGCTTGCGCTCCCAGTCCGAATACGCCGCCGCAAAGGAGGGGGCCAGCGATACGGCCACCGGCCGGCCCGAGCCGATGAGGCGCACGGCGCACTCGATGTCGTTGCGGAACTGCTTGGCGCCCTGGGGGCACTCGCGGATGCACGTGCCGCAGGCCAGGCAGCGCTCCGGCTCGACCATCGCCTGGCCCTTGTGCATCGAGATGGCCTTCACCGGGCAGACGCGCACGCAGCGGTAGCAGTCACGGCAGCGCGCCTTGTTCGTGAACACGACCTGATTAGGCGGACGCTCGGAGGTCATGGGTGTTGTCCGTGGGCCCGTGGAATGTACGCAGCGCTCAGACAGCCACTGCGGCCAGTTGCGCCGTCAGGGCCGCCATAACCTTGTCTAGATTGGTCCGTTCCAGGATCTGCTCGCCGACGCGCACCGTCGGCCCGCGGTCGCAGCGCTCGAAGCAGAAGGTGGCCTTGACATCCACCTGGTCGGCCAGCCCCTCGTCCTCCAGCCGGTGGATCAGGGCGCGCAGCAGGTCCTGCGAGCCGCGCAGGTAGCAACTCGTCCCCACGCACACGCTGATCTGCAGCTTGTGCTGGGCGCCGCTGACCAGGTCCACGTCCTCATCCTGGATGCGCCGGCGGCTGTGGTAGCCGGTGTGCAGCAGCGCGTGCGCCTTGTGCCCGCCCACCTCGCCCAGAGTCGTCTGGTAGGCCTCCTGGACGTAGGGGTTCTCCTGCGCCTTGTGCAGTTGCAGCGTCTTGTCGGCCTCGTACAGGCCCGCGGCGCGGCGCTGCCGCACGTCATGCTCGAACGAGACGGGCTGCCCGGCCCCGCCGATGCAACCGCCGGGGCAGGCCATGACCTCGATCAGATCATACTGGCTCTCGCCGGCCTTGACCTGCTCGGCCACGCGGCGGGCGTTGGCCAGTCCGTTCACCAGCGCGAGGCGGATGGTCTGGCCGTTCACTGTGACCTCCGCCTCGCGCAAGCCCTCCAGCCCGCGCACTTCGTGGAAGTCCACGGCCTCCAGCTTCACGCCGCCGAGCTTCTCGGCCGCCAGCCGCAGCACGGCCTCGGTGACGCCGCCGGTCACGCCGAAGATGACGCCCGCGCCGGTCTTGAAGCCCAGGGGCAGGTCCAGCGACTCGGGCTGCAGCTTGTTGAACTTCAGGCCGGCCTCGTCAATCATGTGAGCCAGTTCCTGGGTGGTCAGCACGAAGTCCACCTCCGGCACGCCGTCGTGGATGAACTCCGAGCGCTGCGCCTCGAACTTCTTGGCGGTGCAGGGCATGATGGAGACGATGACGAGGTCCTCGTTCGCTACGCTGAGCTGCTCGGGCAAGACCTCGCGGGCCAGCGCCCCGAACATCTGCTGGGGCGACTTGCACGAGGACAGGTGCGGCAGCAGCTCCGGGTAGTACTGCTCGGCGAACTTGATCCAGCCGGGGCAGCAGGAGGTGAACTGCGGCAGCTTGCCGCCCTGCGCCACCCGGCTGAGGAACTCGTTGCCCTCCTCGACGACCGTCAGGTCTGCGGCGAAGGAGGTGTCGAACACCTTGTCAAAGCCGAGGGCCTTCAGCGCCGCCACGATCTGGCCGGTGGTCACGACGCCGGGCTCCAGGCCGAAGGCCTCGCCGAGGGCGACGCGGACGGCCGGCGCAATCTGGGCGACGACCTTCTTCTGCGGGTTGTGGAGCACTTGCCACACCGGCTCGACCTGTGACTTGGGGGTGATGGCGCCGGTGGGGCAGACGCTGGCGCACTGGCCGCAGTTGACGCACTCGACCTGCGCGAGGTCCTTGTCGAAGGCCGGGGCGACCTGTACGTGGGCGCCGCGATGCGTGAAGTCAATCGCGCCGATGCCCTGCACTTCCGCGCACATGCGCACGCAATCACCGCACAGCACGCACTTGTTCGGGTCGCGCACCAGCGAGGGCGAGGAGGTGTCGAGCGGGAAGGCCGGCTGGGTGGCGTGGAAGCGCACCTGATCCAGGCCCAGCCGCCGCGAGATGGCCTGCAGCTTGCAGGTGGCGCTCTTGGCGCACGTGGGGCAGGCCTGCTCGTGGTTGGCCAGCAGCAGCTCCACGGCGATCTTGCGGATCGCGCGGATCTTCTCGTTGTTGGTCGTGATCTTCATGCCCGGCTCGGGGGCGGTGGAGCAGGAGGTGACGATGCCCCGGCCCTCGATCTCCACCAGGCACAGGCGGCAAGCGCCGTACACGCTCAACTCCGAGTGGTAGCAGAAGGTCGGGATCTCGATGTTGGCCTTGCGAGCCAGCTCGAGGACATTGGGCTCGCCCTCGATCGGTACTTCCCGCCCGTCTATGATCGCGACATCCGTGCTCTTCATGGTCGTGCTCCGTGGTTCTCAAACTCTTCGTAGAGCAGGCGGCTCGCCTGCCCGGTCCCCGCGCCGTCTTCTAGATCCCGCTCACGGCGCCGAACTTGCAGGCCCGCGCGCACTCGCCGCACTTGATGCAGAGGGCCTCGTCAATCGTGTGCGGCTGCTTCTTTTCGCCGCTGATCGCCCCGACCGGGCACTTCCGGGCGCACGCCGTGCAGCCCTTGCACTTGGTCGGGTCAATGACCGGCATCGCCAGGGCCTTGCACTGGCCGGCCGGGCACCGCTTCTGGATGACATGGGCCTCGTACTCGCTGCGGAAGTACCGCAGGGTCGAGAGCACCGGGTTCGGCGCGGTCTTGCCCAGCCCGCACAGCGAGCCGACGCCGACCGCCGAGGACAACTGCTCCAGCAGGTCGAGAGTGTGCTCGTCGGCGCGGCCCTGGGTGATGTCGTCGAGCAGGGCCAGCATCTGCTTGGTGCCCTCGCG includes:
- a CDS encoding serine/threonine-protein phosphatase, translating into MAYTHVDILQAQSSKHPGSPCGDVVASDRSPAATTLVLCDGLGSGIKANLAATMCASRLLEALRGGASLRRAFASLVREMIHVRGTDLPYACFTVVRVLNDGQATVLTYEMPQPLFVTANHATLLPQRTHTVENALIGEAQLQLAPGDGLIVVSDGVTQAGLGLSQRLGWRVEGVQHHLTELLSERTPLRELPRAIHERARALWEGVGGDDVTVAMALARRGKTLNIFTGPPANRMQDREIVHRFLLMEGWKVVAGSTTAEIVADYLGHPLSVQQDVPSHLAPPRYYLDEVDLVTEGAITLNQVYNVLDEDPAMLEEETGVAELQQLLRDADRIHFLFGQARNPAHGDITFRQRGLLTRSHIVPLLAEKLRQMGKLVTIEYA
- a CDS encoding 4Fe-4S binding protein encodes the protein MTSERPPNQVVFTNKARCRDCYRCVRVCPVKAISMHKGQAMVEPERCLACGTCIRECPQGAKQFRNDIECAVRLIGSGRPVAVSLAPSFAAAYSDWERKRLPSALRKLGFSHIAETAIGAYQVAAMTAELVRHQPDRAHVCTACPAVVSYVEKYDPELVPSLTPIVSPMMAHARHIREKLGPQAGVVFIGPCVAKKAEADRPEFAGLVDCVLTFRELAEWMEREGISLAACEESDFDDEPEGEARFFPVTGGSIRTSHLNTDLLAADVVPVTGIDEIRAALDSLKEHPRPVIIEPLFCAQGCINGPAITCDANVYDRRQDLMGYAHDHQGRTPEGEVPARPALRTEFTPAGLDADQPIREEEIKRILALTGKVAPEDELNCGACGYNSCRDKAIAVLRGMAEPEMCIPYMRRLAEQRTDRIIETSPNGIVILDERLTIIAMNPAFRRFFMCSEACLGKPISYLMDPDPFERLASGAEEIVEMTARHDRYKLVTHQIMYALREEHQYAGIFVNVTSTHDSQKKLTELRAQTLTQARELLEHQLSMAQKMAQFLGESTAQGEQLVEHLVELTGEDEEKRSAEGSDWLWDTYTPR
- a CDS encoding [FeFe] hydrogenase, group A encodes the protein MKSTDVAIIDGREVPIEGEPNVLELARKANIEIPTFCYHSELSVYGACRLCLVEIEGRGIVTSCSTAPEPGMKITTNNEKIRAIRKIAVELLLANHEQACPTCAKSATCKLQAISRRLGLDQVRFHATQPAFPLDTSSPSLVRDPNKCVLCGDCVRMCAEVQGIGAIDFTHRGAHVQVAPAFDKDLAQVECVNCGQCASVCPTGAITPKSQVEPVWQVLHNPQKKVVAQIAPAVRVALGEAFGLEPGVVTTGQIVAALKALGFDKVFDTSFAADLTVVEEGNEFLSRVAQGGKLPQFTSCCPGWIKFAEQYYPELLPHLSSCKSPQQMFGALAREVLPEQLSVANEDLVIVSIMPCTAKKFEAQRSEFIHDGVPEVDFVLTTQELAHMIDEAGLKFNKLQPESLDLPLGFKTGAGVIFGVTGGVTEAVLRLAAEKLGGVKLEAVDFHEVRGLEGLREAEVTVNGQTIRLALVNGLANARRVAEQVKAGESQYDLIEVMACPGGCIGGAGQPVSFEHDVRQRRAAGLYEADKTLQLHKAQENPYVQEAYQTTLGEVGGHKAHALLHTGYHSRRRIQDEDVDLVSGAQHKLQISVCVGTSCYLRGSQDLLRALIHRLEDEGLADQVDVKATFCFERCDRGPTVRVGEQILERTNLDKVMAALTAQLAAVAV